Part of the Hevea brasiliensis isolate MT/VB/25A 57/8 chromosome 16, ASM3005281v1, whole genome shotgun sequence genome is shown below.
GGTAAAAAGGAAGATGACCTAGCTACtgctgagcattggctagagcAGACTGAGAGGGTATTACGGCAGCTACACTGCACACCAGAGTAGTAGTTAGAGTTTGCTCTGTCATTACTACAGGAGGATGCCTACCAGTGGTGGGTTACGGTGTCCAAAGTGGTATCGCCGACAGTgcttacttgggatttcttcttggccgagttcaaaaagaagtataaCAGTCATGTATACTTAGAGGCTAGAAGGAGAGAGTTCTTAACtttgaggcagaggcagctaatggtctctgagtatgagagggagtttgtgAGGCTAAGTAGATATGCCTGGGAGACGATGACTATAGAGGCAGACCGGTGCCATAAGTTTGAGGATGCTCTAAATGATAACATTAGACTTCTAGTGATGACACTTCGGCTTACAGACTTCTCACAATTAGTGGTTGCAGCTCTCAATGTGGAGAGAGTATGAGATGATGAGTAGTCCCAAAGGGATAGACAACGGAAGAGAGGTTTTGGATATGGGCAGTCTAGTACGTCAGTTCTGGATAGTAAGAGGCTCAAGGGTTCCTAGGGCCAGGGCCAGAGATAGAGATCTCAATTTACTCAGAGAGGAGGTCAATCTAGAGTATTAGTGGGGGAGTTCTCTAGACATAATAGTAGAGGGATTAGCCCCAATACCACTATGTACCCATTGTGGGAGGATGCACCGATGACAGTGCCAACTGTTGACTGGGGGATGCTTTCGATGTGGAGCTACTAATCATTTTCTACGAGATTGTCCCCACAGGAATGTTTCCATTATCCTACCACAGACTGAGAGATCTACCCCTGCAGCCTAGAGGGGTAGATGACCTGTGAGGCTAGAAGTGGTGGGTACATCATAGAGACCCGCTTCTAAGACTGTTGAGTGGCCCGAGGCCAGAGTAGCACCCCGTGTATACGCTATGAGGGCTCAGGAGGAACCAGATCTGATTGATGTTCTCAGAGGTACATTTTTTCTTTGTGATATCTTTGTATAGGTATTGATAGACCCTGATTCTACTCATTTCTATATATGTATTGTACCCCTGTTGATAGAGGGATACAGATAGATGGGTTAGAAGAGGACATACTTGTCACTAACCCTTTGGGCCATAAGGTGATAGTAGATTATCAGCTGAAGAGAATCACATTAAAGATAGtggatggagatgagaaggagactgtatataAGATGCAAGAAGATGGGTGTAGAACTAATTGAGGATAATATTGTAAAGCCAGATCTAGTAAgatagactaaggagaaagtgaagtattataACATGGAAAAGTGGAGAGACAAGGAGATAGCAGTTCAtcgactatttacactgggtaaatttcaaggacgaagtttttatttagaggagaagaattgtaatgccctcactttaagtAGTCCATACATTATACTATTCTAATAACTAACGTCTATTCGGACAGTTAGGATATCTGAAACTACACTtgaactagagtaaggagtcatgagatggttaaataaagatcaagaaaaatagaagaaaaataaaagaagtgaagtgCAACTCGATTAAATAAGCCGGAGGTCACGGCGATAGGTAACCCtaaccctaatgggaagcgactgtgaatactgttggcaaccccatactcaggaggaaccctgtgaaataattatttgagaTATAATTGAAGGATTTacgaggtttagatgataataaaaatgtcaaggaaatgccaagaaaatacaaggaaataAAGTTAATTGGTATAGACAATTATAAGTCGATGAacataacgaagggcattttggccattttaccctcagtgt
Proteins encoded:
- the LOC131174599 gene encoding uncharacterized protein LOC131174599 — its product is MGKKEDDLATAEHWLEQTEREDAYQWWVTVSKVVSPTVLTWDFFLAEFKKKYNSHVYLEARRREFLTLRQRQLMVSEYEREFVRLSRYAWETMTIEADRCHKFEDALNDNIRLLVMTLRLTDFSQLVVAALNVERRPASKTVEWPEARVAPRVYAMRAQEEPDLIDVLRGIQIDGLEEDILVTNPLGHKVIVDYQLKRITLKIVDGDEKETVYKMQEDGCRTN